The genomic segment CGAAGCACCGAAGCGAAGCGTAGTGCGGAATGCCCCGACCCTTGCGTCAGCAAGGGGCACGCCCAAAAAATAAAAAATATAAAATTTTAACCTCATGTCAGTAGGTCTGAAAGAATTTTAAGGTCAGGTTTTATTTTACCTGCTAGCATCAATCGCATATTTCGCCGTGCTAAGGCATCTTCATATTGGGCTTTCTCTTCGTCTGTTTCAGGTTCAATAGGTGGAACAGATATAGGCAAACCGTCCTGGTCAACAGCTACAAAAGTAAAATACGCTTCATTACAAAATCTTTCCTCGCCTGTGCGTAAGTTTTTACCTGTTACTTTTACATATACTTCCATTGAAGTATTAAAAGCTCGGGTTACTTTCGCCCTTAGCTTTACAATCTCTCCTAAGCGAATAGGATGCTTAAAATCCACAAAATCCACCGCAGCAGTAACGACAATTCTATTACAGTGCATTTGTGCAGAAATGGCAGAAACAATATCCATCCAGTGCATCAAGCGCCCTCCCATTAAATTTCCTAAAGTATTCGTGTCATTTGGCAAAACTAACTCGGTCATTTCTGCTACGGTTTCACTTGGTTTTTTAGGTTTCATGAAGCAAAAGTAAAAATTTAGTGTAATTCAATTGTCAAAATATCTTTATTTCATTCTACTTGAAAACCTTGATAGTAACTTTGCTTAAATAGGTCATACCGTGTGTAAGGAATATAGTTTTTGACCTCCACTGCGGATTTTTCAAGAGTCTTACCTATCAACAAGTAGGGAACGTAACAGTGCTGCTCAAAGGCAGCTTTATCTTTTTCTGCAACAGTAACCACTACTCTTCCTTGTCCTTCTCCGAATAAAAAGGCATCAGGGCGAATGTGCGAAGGAACTTCAATACTAAAACCGATATCATGTACAAAGGCACTTTCAAATAAAGTGGTAATAAGTCCCCCATCAGAAACATCATGCGCGGATTGAAGTAATTTGTGCTGTATGAGTTCTCGTAAATTTTTATGTAATTTTAGTTCGTTTTCTATGTTCAGATAGGGCGCAGGACTATACTTTACTTTGTGATAACTATACAAGTACTCACTGCAAGCAATGTCTTCGGTAATATCCCCGAGAATATAAATTAAGTGTCCCGCTTGCTTAAATCCTAATGACATTCTATTATTTTGCAAATTTTCAATCAACCCCACCATGCCAATTGTAGGAGTAGGAAAAACAGGTATAGCCACGTTATCTATTACCGATTGGTTGTAAAAACTTACATTTCCACCTGTTACAGGAATTCCTAGTGCTTCACAAGCTAATTTCATTCCTTTAATACTATGCACAAATTGCCAATACACCTCTTCATTGTATGGATTTCCAAAGTTTAGACAGTTCGTTAGTCCTAACGGAATTCCACCACTACAAGTGATATTCCGTGCCGCTTCTAATACAGCAATAGCACAGCCAATTTCAGGATTTGCATGCACGTATCTGCTATTACAGTCTACAGTTAAAGCAAGAGCTTTTTGTGTACCTTTTATCTTGATAATAGCCGCATCACTGGGTTCGTTAATGCTCATGTTAGCTGTGCCTACCATACTATCGTACTGTTCATATATCCAATGCTTAGATGCAATATTTGGATGAGAAAGCAAAAAGTGAGTAATTTCAACGAACTCTTGAATACTTTTAGGTATAGGGATGTTATTGGAATTAAATTTTTTAATTTCTTCTATGTAAGCAGGTTCTTTGTAGCTTCTATGGTAGACAGGTGCACCCCCTCCTACTACCAAAGATTTAGCAGGTACGTGAGCTACTAACTCGCCATTCATGTAATATTCCAGATAACCTGTATCAGTGACCGTGCCTATTTGTACGCAGGGTACATCCCATTTTTCAAAAACTGCCTGTATTAAATGTTCTTTACCTTTTTCTGCTACAATTAGCATACGTTCTTGGGATTCGGAGAGTAAAATTTCAAAGGGTTGCATGTTGGGTTGCCGAGTAGGGACTTTATCTAAATCAATACGCATACCTACGTTTCCTTTGGCACTCATTTCGGAAGTAGAGCAAGTAATTCCTGCTGCGCCCATATCTTGCATGCCTACGATAGCTCCTGTTTCTATGGCTTCCAAAGTAGCCTCTAAAAGTAATTTTTCTGCAAATGGGTCGCCTACCTGCACTGCGGGCAATTTTTCTGTGGATTTTTCTGTAATATCTTCGGACGCGAACGTTGCTCCGTGAATACCATCTTTACCTGTTGCACTACCTACAATAAACACAGGATTACCTACACCCTTAGCTACCGAAGAAACTGTCTTTCCTTGTTTTACAATACCTACGGACATAGCATTAACCAATGGGTTCATGTTATAGCACTCGTCAAAAAAGGTTTCGCCTGCTACGGTAGGTACGCCAAAAGCATTTCCATAGTCGCCAATTCCTTTAACTACGCCTTTTACAAGGTACTTGGTCCGCGCATGCGAAAGGTTGCCAAAACGTAATGAATTGAGTGCCGCAATGGGTCTTGCTCCCATAGTAAAAATATCTCTGTGTATGCCTCCTACGCCTGTAGCCGCACCTTGATATGGCTCTATGGCAGAGGGGTGGTTATGTGATTCTATTTTGAACGCCACTGCTAATCCTTCGCCGATATCCATTAAACCTGCATTTTCTTCCCCTGCTTTGGCTAATACGTATTTTCCTTCCTTAGGTAAAGTTTTGAGCCATACGATTGAATTTTTGTACGAGCAGTGTTCACTCCACATTACAGAGTAGATAGAAAGCTCTGTAAAGTTTGGTTCTCTACCTAAAAATTCTACTATTTTGAAGTATTCCTCTTCTAACAGTCCTAATTTTTTCGCCGTAGGTAGTAACGCATGCGCAGTTGCCATGCAACAAAAATACAAATAATAAGTTACTGCATTTCTAAAACTTTGGTCATTTTTCAGATAAAATCGCTTAGTTTTGTAGTTCAGAAAGGTTTATGTCTGTAACTAGAAAAATCACAGCAAGAAGTAAGATGGTTTTTGCTTTGGTTTGTTTGTTTGCTGTGGTTATCCTAGTGCAAATTATCAACTTGCAGTTTATTAACAATGAAAGATGGGAGAAAAAAGCCGTTCAAAATATCATAAAAGAGGAGATAATAGAAGCGGGCAGGGGAAACATATTGGGACAAAATAATGCTATTTTAGCCATTAGCACACCTTATTTTCTGCTTAGTTGGGACACGCGCTTTCCCAAAGGTAAAGACAGTTTGCGCTATTTTCATAACTGCCTAGACTCTTTGGCAGATAGCCTATCGCGTTTTTTTGGAGATGCTACTAAAAAAGAATATAGAGAACAACTGCTCAAAGCAAGGTATAGCAAAAAAGCTTACTACATCATAAACAAGCGCCCACTTTCTTTTGACGAAAAAGAACGCCTTAAAAAATGGCCTTTTTTCAGATACAAGACGGCAACCACAGGTATTCGGTTTGAAAAAAAAGAACTACGAACCTATCCGTATGATAGCCTTGCTCGAAAAACTATTGGACAAATCTATTACGATACGAATCATAAAGTTATAGGAACAGGAATAGAATATGCTTTTAACAAAGAACTTTCAGGTACAGAAGGTAGAAAAATCATGCAAAAAGTGGGCACAGAGTTCCAACCTGTAACAGAAGCAGGAGAAATAGAAGCCATTGACGGATATGACGTAGTTACTACCTTAGACGTACAAATTCAAGATATTACTTACCAAGCTTTGAAGCAAGCAGTCAAAAATACACAAGCGAAATATGGCGTAGCCATTGTAATGGAAGTCAAAACAGGAAAATTAAGAGCAGTAGCAAATTATCCTGAAATATTTCAATACGCTTTGGCACAGCCGATAGAACCAGGATCGACCTTCAAGTTAGCTAGTATGCTAGCCTGCATTGAAGATAAGTACATCACAGGTGCAGAAACTTTACAAACAGGTTCAGGTAAATGGCAATTCTATGACCGTACTATGACAGATACTAAACCACACTATCTACTTACAGCACAAAAAGCTTTTGAGGAATCTAGTAATATCTACCATGCCAGAATGATTCAAAAGTACTATGGTAAAAATCCGATTAAATTTTTTAATCATTTAGAGCGTTTTGGTTTAACTGAACCTACGGGTATAGAGATTCTCGGCGAACCTGCACCTTATTTCATTAAACCTGATGATAAACGCTTATGGAATGCTACTACACTACCTTGGTTATCTACGGGATACAATGTGAAACTAACACCTTTGCAAATTCTTACCTTCTACAATGCTATTGCCAATGGCGGGTATAGAGTAAAACCAATGCTTGTAGAAGAGATTCGAAAAAACACTAAGGTTATTCGCAAGTATCCTGTTCAAGTATCAAGAGAACCTATTTGCAGTAAAGAAAGTTTATCTATTATTCAAAAAATGTTGGAAGGTGTAGTGCAACGCGGTACGGCTAAAAATATATACACCTCTAGCTATGCCATAGCAGGTAAAACAGGTACTGCACAAAAGGTTGTCAACGGTCAGTACCAAAAAACGTATGAGGCTTCTTTTGTAGGTTATTTTCCTGCACGAAATCCTTTATATAGCATATACGTTCTTTTAGATGAACCGCAAGAAGGATTCTATGGCGCAGCAGTAGCAGCCCCTGTATTTCAACAAATTGCCAACCAACTCTTTGCTATGAATCAAAAAGCACAAGAGTTCAAAGACATAAAAAACATTATTAGTGCAGAACTGCCCACAGTAAAAAAAGCCTTTTTCAAAGACTTAAAAACTGTTTATAATGAACTTTCTATCGCTTATCAAGGTACAGATACAGGGACTTGGGTAAGTAGTAGTTTAGTCCCAGATAAAAAGGCAGTTAAAATTTCAAACGATAAGATTAGTATATACAACAAGGTTATTCCTAACCTCAAAGGTATGACGCTCAAAGATGCTATTTATTTGTTGGAGAATATGAAAGTTAAGGTTATTTATGAAGGGCAAGGCAAGGTAGTTAGCCAGTCTTTGGAAGTAGGTACTCCTGTAAAAAATGATATGATAATTCTTCTCAAATGTGAGTGAGTAATAAATAAGGTCTATACTTATCTTATCAAAACACCATATATCTAACTACTGCCAAAAATTTTTTATCAATTTTGTAGTTGAATTGAAATATGGATATAGAACAAAAACTGACGCCTTCGGCTATTGTAAGTGAATTAGACAAGTACATTATTGGTCAGCAGGAAGCAAAGAAAGCTGTGGCTATTGCACTTCGCAATCGTTGGCGACGTATGCAAGCTGCTTCGCACATACGCGAAGAAATTATGCCGAATAATATTTTGATGATAGGTGCTACGGGAGTAGGAAAAACTGAAATTGCTCGTAGGTTGGCTAAATTGGTCCAAGCGCCTTTTATTAAGGTAGAGGCATCTAAGTTTACAGAAGTAGGTTACGTAGGTAGAGATGTGGAGAGTATGATTAAAGATTTGTTACAGCAGGGCATAAATATGGTAAAGGCACAGCATAAGCAGCAAGTTTTACAAAAAGCCCAAGAACAAGCAGAAAATATTATTTTGGATATTTTACTTCCCCCCATGAAAAACTCACTGGAAAACGCACAAAAGTTTGGGCTTGAAATTACCGATGCAAATGCTATATCCGAGCAAGAGCTAAATCACCGAACTCGAGAAAAAATCAGGGCTAAACTCCAAAAAGGCGAATTAGACCATAGAAAAATTGAAATAGAAATAGAACATAAGCCTACTGCACAAGTAATAGGGCCTATTGGAGTAGATGACATGGCTGCTAACATTGAAGAAATGCTTAGCAGCATTGCACCTAAGCGAACTAAAAAAAGAACTGTAACTATCGCCGAAGCGAGAAGAATTTTAACTGACCAAGAAGCCCAAAAATTGATTGATATGGATAGCGTTATTTCCGAAGCTATTCGAAGAGTAGAAACCAGCGGAATTGTATTCATTGATGAGGTAGATAAAATAGCAGGTAAATCTAATAATGGCGGACCTGATGTATCCCGTGAAGGAGTGCAAAGAGATCTACTACCTATTGTGGAAGGAAGTACTGTTAGCACTCGATACGGTAATGTCAGAACAGACCATATTTTGTTTATTGCCGCAGGGGCTTTTCATGTATCTAAGCCTAGTGATTTAATTCCTGAATTTCAAGGGCGCTTTCCTATTAGAGTAGAGCTGCAATCGCTTTCTGAAGAGGATTTTTTCAGAATTTTAACTGAACCTGAAAACGCACTAACTAAACAATATAAAGCTCTTTTTGAAGCTGAAGGTTTTGAATTAGAATTTGAAGAAGGTGCTATACGAGCTATGGCAAAAATAGCTTATCAGGTAAATAATGAAATAGAAAACATTGGTGCAAGGCGCTTACATACTATTTTAACAGCTCTACTCAACGACTACTTGTTC from the Bacteroidia bacterium genome contains:
- a CDS encoding acyl-CoA thioesterase; the protein is MKPKKPSETVAEMTELVLPNDTNTLGNLMGGRLMHWMDIVSAISAQMHCNRIVVTAAVDFVDFKHPIRLGEIVKLRAKVTRAFNTSMEVYVKVTGKNLRTGEERFCNEAYFTFVAVDQDGLPISVPPIEPETDEEKAQYEDALARRNMRLMLAGKIKPDLKILSDLLT
- the purL gene encoding phosphoribosylformylglycinamidine synthase subunit PurL, which translates into the protein MATAHALLPTAKKLGLLEEEYFKIVEFLGREPNFTELSIYSVMWSEHCSYKNSIVWLKTLPKEGKYVLAKAGEENAGLMDIGEGLAVAFKIESHNHPSAIEPYQGAATGVGGIHRDIFTMGARPIAALNSLRFGNLSHARTKYLVKGVVKGIGDYGNAFGVPTVAGETFFDECYNMNPLVNAMSVGIVKQGKTVSSVAKGVGNPVFIVGSATGKDGIHGATFASEDITEKSTEKLPAVQVGDPFAEKLLLEATLEAIETGAIVGMQDMGAAGITCSTSEMSAKGNVGMRIDLDKVPTRQPNMQPFEILLSESQERMLIVAEKGKEHLIQAVFEKWDVPCVQIGTVTDTGYLEYYMNGELVAHVPAKSLVVGGGAPVYHRSYKEPAYIEEIKKFNSNNIPIPKSIQEFVEITHFLLSHPNIASKHWIYEQYDSMVGTANMSINEPSDAAIIKIKGTQKALALTVDCNSRYVHANPEIGCAIAVLEAARNITCSGGIPLGLTNCLNFGNPYNEEVYWQFVHSIKGMKLACEALGIPVTGGNVSFYNQSVIDNVAIPVFPTPTIGMVGLIENLQNNRMSLGFKQAGHLIYILGDITEDIACSEYLYSYHKVKYSPAPYLNIENELKLHKNLRELIQHKLLQSAHDVSDGGLITTLFESAFVHDIGFSIEVPSHIRPDAFLFGEGQGRVVVTVAEKDKAAFEQHCYVPYLLIGKTLEKSAVEVKNYIPYTRYDLFKQSYYQGFQVE
- a CDS encoding transpeptidase family protein, coding for MVILVQIINLQFINNERWEKKAVQNIIKEEIIEAGRGNILGQNNAILAISTPYFLLSWDTRFPKGKDSLRYFHNCLDSLADSLSRFFGDATKKEYREQLLKARYSKKAYYIINKRPLSFDEKERLKKWPFFRYKTATTGIRFEKKELRTYPYDSLARKTIGQIYYDTNHKVIGTGIEYAFNKELSGTEGRKIMQKVGTEFQPVTEAGEIEAIDGYDVVTTLDVQIQDITYQALKQAVKNTQAKYGVAIVMEVKTGKLRAVANYPEIFQYALAQPIEPGSTFKLASMLACIEDKYITGAETLQTGSGKWQFYDRTMTDTKPHYLLTAQKAFEESSNIYHARMIQKYYGKNPIKFFNHLERFGLTEPTGIEILGEPAPYFIKPDDKRLWNATTLPWLSTGYNVKLTPLQILTFYNAIANGGYRVKPMLVEEIRKNTKVIRKYPVQVSREPICSKESLSIIQKMLEGVVQRGTAKNIYTSSYAIAGKTGTAQKVVNGQYQKTYEASFVGYFPARNPLYSIYVLLDEPQEGFYGAAVAAPVFQQIANQLFAMNQKAQEFKDIKNIISAELPTVKKAFFKDLKTVYNELSIAYQGTDTGTWVSSSLVPDKKAVKISNDKISIYNKVIPNLKGMTLKDAIYLLENMKVKVIYEGQGKVVSQSLEVGTPVKNDMIILLKCE
- the hslU gene encoding ATP-dependent protease ATPase subunit HslU; translation: MDIEQKLTPSAIVSELDKYIIGQQEAKKAVAIALRNRWRRMQAASHIREEIMPNNILMIGATGVGKTEIARRLAKLVQAPFIKVEASKFTEVGYVGRDVESMIKDLLQQGINMVKAQHKQQVLQKAQEQAENIILDILLPPMKNSLENAQKFGLEITDANAISEQELNHRTREKIRAKLQKGELDHRKIEIEIEHKPTAQVIGPIGVDDMAANIEEMLSSIAPKRTKKRTVTIAEARRILTDQEAQKLIDMDSVISEAIRRVETSGIVFIDEVDKIAGKSNNGGPDVSREGVQRDLLPIVEGSTVSTRYGNVRTDHILFIAAGAFHVSKPSDLIPEFQGRFPIRVELQSLSEEDFFRILTEPENALTKQYKALFEAEGFELEFEEGAIRAMAKIAYQVNNEIENIGARRLHTILTALLNDYLFLIPDQITEKKIVITEEIVHQKLQHLVQNKDLSQYIL